One Erpetoichthys calabaricus chromosome 8, fErpCal1.3, whole genome shotgun sequence DNA segment encodes these proteins:
- the LOC114655856 gene encoding uroplakin-3b-like, producing MDLLLWVLLAVSIHAAAGQPTTLSPTFIPQISSFNYPGTVSVTTFQMKEPLCFFNFQLCSNQCNVWAVVASASTGVANFPSLNSLTSSFFTSSQYSAAFQANGLQYYMATVGNATSFTCTQNTPLNGVIRIGSNPTCTGYNCNGPVPPNTVVRVRYLLSDSLNTKIFQVTPWSSPIKLVTPLDYNSIDTWFGKRSGGMIVITSILSSLTGILLLLLVAMFLLTCSGYFQGKEDISTNNPTALGPVSMKQYSFHQRTATPSTTTSSADP from the exons ATGGACCTGCTCCTCTGGGTACTGCTGGCCGTGTCAATCCACGCTGCTGCTGGACAAC CTACGACTCTCTCCCCGACCTTCATTCCTCAGATCTCATCATTTAACTACCCAGGAACTGTCTCTGTTACAACGTTTCAGATGAAAGAACCGCTGTGTTTTTTCAACTTTCAGTTGTGTTCAAACCAGTGCAACGTTTGGGCTGTGGTGGCCAGTGCTTCAACGG GTGTAGCAAACTTTCCATCTCTGAACTCCTTAACTTCATCCTTCTTCACCTCATCTCAGTACAGTGCTGCCTTCCAAGCAAATGGCTTACAGTATTACATGGCTACAGTGGGGAATGCAACATCATTTACTTGCACGCAAAACACTCCTCTCAACGGTGTCATTAGAATCGGCAGTAATCCAACCTGCACGGGATACAACTGCAATGGACCAGTGCCTCCAAACACTGTTGTCAG agtGAGGTACCTGCTGAGTGACAGTTTGAATACCAAGATTTTCCAGGTGACACCGTGGTCCTCACCTATCAAGCTTGTAACAC caCTGGATTACAACAGCATCGATACATGGTTTGGGAAGAGATCTGGAGGAATGATTGTCATCACTTCCATTTTATCCTCCCTGACAGGAATTCTGCTGTTGCTGTTGGTCGCGATGTTCTTGCTCACATG CTCTGGCTATTTCCAAGGAAAAGAGGATATTAGCACAAATAATCCTACTGCCCTGGGACCTGTGAGCATGAAGCAGTACAGCTTCCACCAACGTACAGCCACTCCGAGTACCACAACCTCCAGCGCTGATCCATGA